The Sphingomonas sp. G-3-2-10 DNA window GGAGAGTGGCGTCTATGCGCTGTGCCTGCGCGACGCGAACCTCGACGAGAGCGTGGTCGGCGGCTGCCCCCATGCGCTCGATCCCGATCGCGCGGCGAAGATGAAGGCCAACGGCTCGTTCCTCAGCTTCGGCGACGGCCCGCATCACTGCCCCGGCTGGCAGGTCGCGCTTCACGAAGCACGCGCGTTCCTCGATGCGCTGTTCAAGGTCCCCGGCATCCGGCTTGATCGCGCCCCCGATATCGGCTGGTCGGATATGCTGCAAAGCTATGAGCTGCGGAATGCGGTGGTAAGCTGCGACCGCGAGTAGGGTCCCCTGCCCGCGCGGCGATGCCGGGGAGAGGTGCGTGGACACGATCGGGAATCCGGCACTTCGGCAGCGCCTGCCACAATCCGCCGGGGACATCGTCCGGCGCACGGCCGCGGTCCTTGGCGATGGCCCACGCATCCTGCCGCTGGAATTGAACGAACTCTCGGCGGAACTACTGACGATCCTCGACCGCATGGCCCAGGTAAACGCGGCGCTGGATTCGCGCGACAAGGAAGCGTTGACCCAGCTTATCGACAGCGACGGGGCCGATGACGTTGCAGCGGAAGTGCGCGCCTTGCCGGAAATCGTCCGCACGATGCTGCGTCATGGCGCGCTGTTCGCGACACAGGCCGATATCGGCATCCAGCTGCTCGGCCGCGGCACGCTGAACCCGCGCGACCGCGAAATCGCGGTGCTCCGGATCGGCTGGCTGTGCCAGGCGCCTTATGAATGGGGCGAGCATGTCATCGTCGCGAAGAAAGTCGGGCTTACCAGCGAAGATATCGAAAGGATCACCATCGGCTCGGGCGCGGATGGCTGGACACCGCTAGAACGCGCCATCCTTCGCGCAACGGAAGAGCTCTACGAACAGGCGATGATCTCCGACGAAACCTGGGCGGTGCTGGCAACCAGTCTCACCGAGGTCCAGCTGATCGAACTGCCCATTTTGGTCGGGCAGTATCAGGCGGTCGCCTATTATCAGAATTCGCTGCGGCTGAGGCTCCACGACGGCAATGCCGGGCTGAGCGCGCGGTGACGCGGGTTTCGCCGGGGCGATGGTGCAGGACCGCTTGCTTGACTTGAGCAGCAACCCCGCTGAACACCCGTTCAGCAAACGAGCGATCGACGGAGAGGAATGCGATGACAAGGTCTTTGAACGGCCGGGTGGCTGTCGTCACGGGTGCGGGCTCGGGCATCGGCCGCGCCATCGCGATCCGCCTGGCGGAGGATACGGCGAAGATCGCAATCTGGGACATCAATGCCGAAGGTGCCGCCGAAACCGCGAAGCTGATCGAAGCCGCCGGGGGCACCGCGATCGCGCTCACCGCCGATTGTTCGGACAAGGCCGCGATCCACGCCGCAGCCGAAGAGACCCGCGCGAAGCTCGGCCCGATCGCCATCCTCGTCAACAATGCCGGCATCGCGCCGTTCACGCCCTTCATGGATATCGAGGACGACCTGTTCGACAAGGTCATCCACATCAACCTGAAAGGGCCGTATCTGCTCACCAAGGAAGTGCTGCCCGATATGCTGGCTGCCGGCTGGGGCCGGGTGATCAACATCACGTCCTCCTCGGTTCAGACCGGCTCGCCCGCGCAGGGCCATTATGTCTCGTCCAAGGGTGGCCTGATGGGCATGACCAAGGCGCTGGCGCTGGAATTCGCCGCGTCGGGCGTGACGTTCAACATGGTGCCCCCCGGCTTCATCGACACGCCGATGCTGCGCGCCGCGCCGATCGACGTCGAAGCCTTTGCCCAGACGCTGCCGATGAAGCGCGTCGGCAAGCCCGAGGATATCGCCGCCGCCTGCGCCTATCTCGCGTCGGAGGAAGCCAGCTACATCACCGGCCAAACGATCAGCACCAATGGCGGCCGCTATATGGGATCGCACTGATCCCATGCGCCTCGCGGGCAAGATCGCCATCGTCACCGGTGCGGCCGGCGGCATGGGCGAAGCCTCTGCCGTGCTGTTCGCCCGCGAAGGCGCAAAGGTCGCCGCCGTCGATCTCGACGAAGCCCGCGTAGCGCCGGTGGTCGAGGCGATCCGTTCGGCGGGCGGCACGGCAATCGCGATCGGCGCGGACATCAGCCGCACCGCCGATGTCGAACGCATCGCGGCGCGCACCGTCGCCGAACTCGGCCTGCCCAACGTGCTGTTCAACAATGCCGGGGTGGATACCGAGGCGAAGCAGTCGATCCTCGACATCTCCGAGGAAGCGTTCGACCGGGTGATCGACGTGAACCTCAAGGGCGTGTGGCTGATGATCAAGCACATCGCCCCGCACATGATCGCGGCAGGCGGCGGATCGATCGTCAACACCGCATCGATCGGCGCCTACACCGTGTGCAGCACGGCGGGCTATTGCGCCTCCAAGGCCGGCGTCGTGATGCTGAGCAAGGTCGCCGCGGTCGAACTGGGCAGGCACGGCATTCGCGTCAACGCGCTGTGCCCCGGCGCGACCGAGACGCCGATGGCACGGCACCAGCGCGAGGAAATGCAGCGTCAGGGGATGCCCACGTCGAACGAGATCATCGACCGGATGGGCGTGCTCGGCCGCATGGCCCAGCCCGAGGAGATGGCGCGGATGGCGCTGTTCCTCGCCAGCGACGACTCCAGCTTCGCGACCGGCGCCGCGTTCAACAACGATGCCGGATGGTCGGCGATGAGCGGGATCTCGGTACAGGCCTTCGCCCGCTGATGGATTTGGCTTTACGCAGCGAGATCCCGGCGAGCATAACCCGGCCCATGTCGGACAAACGCCGCGTCGGCGCGGAAAGCTCTGAAACGCGCGCGCGGATCGTAGCAGCCACCGAGCAGGTCATTCGCGAGGAAGGCTATGCCGCCGCCAGCTCGCGCCGCGTGGCGCAGGTGGCCGGGCTGAAACCATCGCTGGTGCATTATTACTTCCCCACCACCGACGACATGCTGCTCGCCGTATTCAAGCGCGGCTCCGAACAAAGCGATGCGATGATCGAGCAAGCGCTGGCCAGCGACGATCCGATCCGCGGCCTGTGGCGCTTCTTCGCCGACACCAGCCGCACCGCGCTGACGATGGAGTTCATGGCCCTCGCCCTCCACCGCGAAGGCATCCGCGCCGAGATTGCCCGGCACAGCGATGCGATGCGCGAGCGGCAGGCGGACCTGTTCCGCCGCCTGCTCGGCGAACGGCTGGCCGAAATCGGCGAGCCGGAAGGGCTCAGCGTGATCCTGGCCGGGATCGGCCGCGCGCTGGTGATGGAGGCCGGACTGGGCATCCATGCCGGCCATGCCGAGACCCGGGCGATCGTCGAGGCCTGGCTCGACCGCCTGCTCGGACCCGCGGCACAGAAAAATGAGAGTGCTTGACTTTTTTTCGCACCTGCTGAACACCTGTTCAAAATAGAGCATGTTCCAGGAGGGATTCGTCATGGCCACCGCGATTTCGACAACCGACGCCCCGCTCGTCAGCGAGGATATCAAGCCGACGATCGGCACGCGCATCCTCAACACCAAGGAAGAGCTGCTGTCCGGCCATCTCGGCCCCGAGCTGCGCGAGCTGCTCGAAAAGCGCGGCGTGCTGGTGTTCAAGGAAATCAACTTCACCGACGACGAGCAGATCGCCTTCACCAAGACGATGGGCACCTTCGCGCCGGAGATGCGTGACGGCCGCGACGAGAAGGTCCACAAGATCACGCTCGACGTGAAGGAAAATCCGCAGAGCGCCGAATATCTCAAGGGCTCGCTCTACTGGCACATCGACGGCACGATGAACGACACGCCGATCCTTGCATCGTTGCTGTCGTGCAAGGTGACAGCCAGCTGGGGCGGCAATACCGGCTTCTGCAACACCTATGCCGCCTACGAAGCGCTCTCCGACGAGGAGAAGGCCGAATATGAAACGATGCGCGTCATCCACTCGGTCTGGGCGTCGCTGCTTTACTATGAGCCGGAGCCGCCGCTGGCGAAGCTCAAGGGCTTCCAGTCGATCGGTGAGAACGAACTGCCTTTGGTGTGGAACCACAAGTCGGGCCGCAAGTCGCTCGTGCTCGGCTGCACCGCGCATCGCGTGCTGAATGTCGAAGCGATGAAGAGCGCGCAGGTGCTGATCGGGCTGCGCGAATGGTGCACCCGCGACGAATTCAGCTACAGCCATGAATGGTCGGTCGGCGATCTGGTCATCTGGGACAATACCGGCACGATGCACCGCGCCGAAGCCTATGATCCCGCGTGCAACCGCATGATGCACCGGACCAAGCTGGAAGGCGAAGAGCCGTTCGAATAAACGCTGGCGCAAGTCTACGAAAAGGCCCGGCCCGCATCGCGGCGCCGGGCTTTTTGTTGCCCTTGCGCGGGTTTCTTCCTAAGCCGAGGGCATCGCGATCAGGGCCATTCCGGCCGCTCGCCGGGCGAGGCCATGCCGAACGTTTCGACGGGCGATCGCCCTTCCCAATCGCCGCAATCGGTCACCCGGGTGATCCGCATTCTCGAAGCGCTGTGCGACAGCCCCTCGCCGCTGAGCCTCGCCGATCTCAGCCGCATTCTCGAATCGCCCAAGAGCAGCGTCGCGGCGCTGTTGCGCGGCCTCGCCGATGCCGGCTTCGTCACCGCGACCGACGCAAGCTGGCGCCTCGGCCCCGGCGCCTATGGTCTCGGCAGCGCGCTCGCGGCGGCGCGGCGGCGGCTGCAATCGTCGGACCTGATCCGCGAAGGCATGGCGCGGCTGGTCGAGCGATCGGGCGAGACCGTGTTGTTCGCGGTGGCCGATGGCGATGGCGAAACGCTGACCTATGTCGATGTCGTCGAAAGCCGCAACAGCGTGCGTTTCTCGGTATCGGTCGGCGACCGGCGGCCGCTCTATTGCACCTCGGGCGGCCGCGTGCTTCTCGCGGCGCAGCCCGAAGCGGCGGTAGCGGACTATCTCAAGCGGCTGAAACCGACCCGCCTGACGGGGCAAACCGAGATCGACAAAAAGGACCTCGCGGCGATCGTCGCCACGGCGCGCGACACCGGCTTCGCGCAGACGGTGGATCAGGCCGCCGACGGCGTAACCGGCACAGCTGCCGTGATCCGCGATGCTTCGGACGAGGCAATCGGCGCACTGATCGTCGCAGCGCCCAGCGGGCGGCTGGAAGACCGGCTCGACGAACTGGCGGCTATGGTACGCGAGGAAGCGGCGACCATCTCGCGCAGCCTGGGCTACCGGATCCAAATCTGACCCGGTCCGCGTGATCCGCCGGAATTTTATGAATCGTTTAAAAACAAATGCTTCACGCGGCATTGGTTGACACGGTTGACACCTATATTGCGAAAAGCCGGCTTCCTTCAAAAGCGCGAGGATTCCGGCAGTATCAAAGAGCGGCGGGCAACCCCGATCCACGCCTGCCAAGCAGGCGAAATCCTACATTGCAAGCGGGCGCGCCAATCGACAGCCGGAAACGTCCGGATATAGGTGCGAGCTAGCGCTGATCGATCAGCGGCTCCGGCGCGCCGCTGCCCATATAGCGGGCAAGGTTATAGTGCAGGCTGGCGACCGATCGCTCCATATACGGATTGGGCTGGGTGCCGCGAAAGCCGACATTCTTCATGCCCTGCTGCACCGCCGCCATGTTCGCGAAATCCTGTTGCAGCACCGGCGGCCAGTCGCCCGGCGCGGTATAGTCCCACTCGGTCGCCGGCGCCTCGCCATCGGGATAGAGTTCGTACACCGCCGCTTCGAAGATGCACTTGTCCGGGTCCGCGCCATAGGGCCGCGCGGCGTAGCAGAGCATGTTGTTGACGGCCTGCCCGATCTGGAAATTGGGGAAGATCTGCCACGCCGTTCCGGCCAGCGCGGTATGCGCCGGATCGACCGTCGGCCACACCACGCCGCGCGCTTCATCGGCAGCGCGGGCGGACTGGATCCAGTGCCGCGAGACGTCCACCGCCGGGGTGCCCTCGGGCAGTTCGTCCTTCAGCCGGATCGCGGCATCGACCAGCGTCCGCGTCGTGTTGGTATTGGCATTTTCCCAGGTGAAGACCTGCATCTCCGCCGTGGTGATGCGCGGATCGGCGCCGGTGCCGACGCGCAGCTTGCCGGCATCCTCGGCCATGTTCTTCGGCGCTTCGTAACCGATATTGGTGTGCAGCCCGTGGTTGCGCGACCAGCCGCGAAACTGGCCGAATTCCATGAACTCGGGATGGGTCGAGGCAACGTGATAGGTTTCGGAAAAGGCCTCCATCGCGACCTTCCAGTTGCACTCGAACACGATCCATTTGCGCCAGCGCGGCCGCATGTTCTGAAGCTGATAGGGATCGAGCAACCCGGCTGCGGGATCGAGCCATTCGCTGAGCGGCCCGGCCTCGGGATCGAGATTGATCCACAGCCACCCGCCCCATGTATCGACCTGCACAGTGCCGAGGCTGGTGCGATGTTCGTCGAGGCAGCCCTGCCAGTCGTCCTTATGCTCGAGGAAGGTGTTGCGACCCTCCAGATCGAAGGTCCAGCCGTGGAAGCCGCAGACGAAGTTCATCCGCTTGCCCCGCGCATTGCGCGCGCCGGCCGGGGTGTCGATCAGCTTGCGGCCGCGATGCGGGCAGACATTGTGATAGGCCCGGATCGCATCCGGCCCGGTGCGGGTGACGATCACCGAGTCATCGAGGATGTCGTAGGTGATGTAATCGCCGGTCTGGGGAATATCCTCGATCCGGCCCGCCTGCAGCCAGACCTTGCGCCACAGCCGGTCGCGCTCGGCCTCGGCATAGGCGCGCGAGATGTAAGCCTCGGCCGGCACCGTCACCGGACGGGTCAGCATTTCCGCGCCTTCCGCGATCTGGCTCAACTCGTTCATGGCACCCTCTCGATCCTTCGGGCGCCCGCGCGCTTACCGCCCCTTCCACTCGGGGCGGCGCTTCTCCGCGAAGGCCCGTGGCCCCTCCTGCGCATCGCCGCTCCGGTAACAGGTTTCGGAAGCGTGGCGGGCGGCCTGAAGCGCAGCGGAGCGGCCCATTTCGGTCGCGAGCATCACCGTGTCGCGGCCAGCCTGCACCGATAGCGGTGCACCGTCCAGAATTTCGGACGCCAATTCAATCGCCGCGGCGATGACATCGCCCGGCTCCGCCAGACGGTTCACCAGACCGATCTCATAGGCGCGCTGCGCGGTGATCGGTTTGCCGGTCAGGATGATCTCCATCATGATCCGCTGCGGGATCATATGGATCAGCGGCGCGGCCCAGGGCGAGCTCCGCCCGACCTTCACTTCGGTGATCGCGAAGCGCGCGTCGGTGCTGGCGACGCACAGATCGCATGCCTGAGCGATCATCCACCCGCCGGCAAAGGCGACGCCGTTGACCGCGGCGATGGTCGGCTTGCTCAACTCGATCGTGTCGCCGGGCAGCGGGAAGAAATCGCGCGGCGGCACCTGCATTCCGGTGTCGACCATCTCCTTGAGATCACCGCCCGCGCAGAACGCCTTCTCCCCTGCCCCGGTCAGGATCGCGACGCGCAGCGCGGGGTCGCGCTCGAACCGGTCCCATGCCGCGAACAGGCCCTGCCGGACTTCGCGGCTCAGCGCATTGCGCGTGTCGGGACGGTTGATCGTGACGATCGCGATCCCATCGGGCCGCGCATCGAACAGGACGGCGTCGCTCATCAAAATCCCCTCTGGCGAATGTCGTGGGCCGCGCGGTCCAGTTCCTCGCGGAAATCGGGATGCGCGATCGCGATCAGGCGGCGGGTGCGTTCGGCCAGCGTCTGACCCTTCAGCTCCGCCGCGCCATATTCGGTGACGATCACGTCCACATCGCTGCGCGCGGTGGTCACCGGGCCGGAGAGCGCGGGAACGATCTTGCTGATCGTGCCGCCCTTGGCGGTCGCGGCCAGCGCGATGATCGAGCAACCGCCCGGCGAGCGCGCGCCCGCCCGGACGAAATCGACTTGCCCGCCGGTACCGCCCAGATAGGCCGCGCCGGTCTGCTCGGCATTGACCTGCCCCGTCAGATCGACCTCGATCGCCGAGTTGATCGTGACCAGTCGTTCGAGCTGCGCGAGGACGGCAGCGTCATGGGTATAGCTTGTGTTGCACATGCGGATCGCCGGGTTGCGGTCGGCCCAGCGATACAGGCGGCTGGTGCCGATCAGCGCACCGTTGATCGATACGCCGCGATCGATCGCCTTGCGCGCATTGGTGACCACGCCCGCCTCGACCAGATCGACCAGCCCGTCGCCGAGCATCCCCGAATGCACGCCCAGATCCTTGCGGTCGTGGAGCAGCCGGAGGATCGCATCGGGCACCGCGCCGACGCCGGTCTGGATCACCGATCCGTCGCCGATCCAGGCCGCCGCATGGCGCGCGATTCCTTCGTCGGTTTCGCTGATCGCCGCCGCCGCGACTTCCACCGGTGCGCGCGAAACCTGCACGGCATGAGTGATGCGCGAGGCGTGGATCGTCTCGCCCGGCGTGAACGGTACCTGCTCATTGACCTCGGCGATCACCACGCGGGCCTTCGCCACCATCGCCTGCACATGGTCGCCGATCAGGCCGAAGCTGTGATTGCCCTCGGCATCCGCCGGGCTGACCTGCACCATCGCCACGTCACAGCCGATCAGACCGGCGTCGATCATCGGCCCGATCTGGCTGACATGGGCGGGGATGATGCCCAGCCTGCCCGCCTTGCTCATCGACCGCAGCGCGCCGATCGCGCCCATGCTGGACAGCGCGAAACTGTCCGCGCTCGCCGGCGTGAACAGGCCGGAAAAGCTGGTGGCGATGAACGCCGACAGGTCGCCGATCCCTGCGCCCTGTTCGATCAGCGCCTCGACCAGCGTCGTCGGCTCGCCGCACGCCTGACCGAAGACGATGCGGTCGCCGCGCTGCACATAGTGGGCGAGGTCGATCACCGGCCGGCCAGCGCCAGCAGCGCCTGCGCGCGGGCAAGATACGGGCGATCGAGCATTCCGCCCTTGTACCCGATCGCACCCACGCCGGGATTGGCGGCGAAGATATCGACGATCTCCTGCGCTTCGGCCAGTTCGTCCTCGCCCGGCGTGAAGGCGGCATTGATGACATCGACCTGCGCCGGGTGGATCGCCAGCATCCCGCGATAGCCGTCGCGGCGGACCTTTTCGGCCCGCGCCTTCAGCGTCTCGAGATCGCGGAAATCGCCCTGGATCGTCTCGATCGGCAACACGCCCGCGGTCGCCGCGCCCAGCAGGCACAGACTACGCGCCAGTTCATAGGTGAAGCCGTAGCTGCCGTCGGGATTGCGGTTGTTGCTCGCCCCGATCGAGTCCGCCAGATCCTCCGCGCCCCAGGTCAGCGCGACCACGCGGGGCGCGCCGGCATAGTCGCCGGTGGTGAACATCGCGGCGGCCGTTTCGGTGACCAGCACGATCACCTTGGTCGATCCGACCGCGATATCGTTCGCGGCCTCGAAGGCGGAGAGATAGTGATCCAGCCGCTCGACATCGGGCCGGCCATAGACTTTGGGCAGCATGATGCCCCCGGGCCTGCCGGGCATCACCGCCGCGAGATCGGCCAGCGTGTGCGGCCCGTCCATCGGATTGACGCGCACCCAGATGCGCTCCAGCCCCGAAGTCTGCGACTGGAGGAACTCGCGCACCATCGACCGCGCCTTCGGCTTCTCGGACTCGGTCACCGCGTCCTCGAGGTCGATCAGCACCACATCGGCCGAACCCTCGACCGCCTTGCCCATCTTCTTCTCGCTGTCGCCCGGCGCGAACAGCCAGGACCGCATTCTCAGCGAAGCGCCATCGCTCACGTCGTCACTCCTTCAATACGACTTCGGCAGTTCCAGCACCTTTTCGGCGAGGAAGTTCAGGATCATGTGCGGGCTGACCGGCGCGGTGCGCGGAATCAGCACTTCGCGCAGCAGCCGCTCGACATGATATTCCTGCGCATAACCCATACCGCCCAGCGTTAGCATCGCAGTGTGGCACGCCTCGAACGCGAATTCGGCGGCGAGATACTTGCCGGCATTGGCCTCGACCCCGCACTCCTCGCCCTTGTCGAACAAAGTCGCGGCTTTCATCACCATCAAATTCGCGGCTTCGAGCTGCGCCCAGCATTTCGCCAGCGGATGCTGGATGCCCTGATTCATCCCGATCGGCCGGTCGAACACGATGCGCTCGCGGGCATAGCGCGCCGCGCGCTGGATCGCCGCGCGGCCGATCCCGATTGCCTCGGCGCCCAGCAGGATGCGCTCGGGGTTCAGCCCCTTGAGGATGATCCTGAACCCCTGCCCTTCGGCGCCGATCCGGTCCTCCTCGGGGATAAACAGGTCGTTGATGAACAGCATGTTCGATCCCACCGCGTGACGGCCCATCTTGGGGATCAGCTGATGCTCGATCTTGCTGCGGTCCAGCGAGGTGAAGAACAGCGACAGGCCGTCGGTCTTGCGCGTCACCTCCTCGATCGGCGTGGTGCGCGCGAGGAGCATCATCTTGTCCGCGACATGCGCGTTGGTGATCCAGATCTTCTCGCCATTGACCAGATAGCCGCCGTCGCGCTTCTCGGCGCGGGTCTTGAGCTTGGTGGTGTCGAGCCCCGCATTGGGTTCGGTCACCGCGAAACACATCTTCTGCTCGCCCGACAGCACCGGCGGGATCATCCGCGCCTTCTGCTCGTCGGTACCGAACAGTTCGATCGGCTCGAGGCTGAACACCGGCCCGTGGATC harbors:
- a CDS encoding carboxymuconolactone decarboxylase family protein, which encodes MDTIGNPALRQRLPQSAGDIVRRTAAVLGDGPRILPLELNELSAELLTILDRMAQVNAALDSRDKEALTQLIDSDGADDVAAEVRALPEIVRTMLRHGALFATQADIGIQLLGRGTLNPRDREIAVLRIGWLCQAPYEWGEHVIVAKKVGLTSEDIERITIGSGADGWTPLERAILRATEELYEQAMISDETWAVLATSLTEVQLIELPILVGQYQAVAYYQNSLRLRLHDGNAGLSAR
- a CDS encoding SDR family NAD(P)-dependent oxidoreductase, whose product is MTRSLNGRVAVVTGAGSGIGRAIAIRLAEDTAKIAIWDINAEGAAETAKLIEAAGGTAIALTADCSDKAAIHAAAEETRAKLGPIAILVNNAGIAPFTPFMDIEDDLFDKVIHINLKGPYLLTKEVLPDMLAAGWGRVINITSSSVQTGSPAQGHYVSSKGGLMGMTKALALEFAASGVTFNMVPPGFIDTPMLRAAPIDVEAFAQTLPMKRVGKPEDIAAACAYLASEEASYITGQTISTNGGRYMGSH
- a CDS encoding glucose 1-dehydrogenase; the encoded protein is MRLAGKIAIVTGAAGGMGEASAVLFAREGAKVAAVDLDEARVAPVVEAIRSAGGTAIAIGADISRTADVERIAARTVAELGLPNVLFNNAGVDTEAKQSILDISEEAFDRVIDVNLKGVWLMIKHIAPHMIAAGGGSIVNTASIGAYTVCSTAGYCASKAGVVMLSKVAAVELGRHGIRVNALCPGATETPMARHQREEMQRQGMPTSNEIIDRMGVLGRMAQPEEMARMALFLASDDSSFATGAAFNNDAGWSAMSGISVQAFAR
- a CDS encoding TetR/AcrR family transcriptional regulator, whose translation is MSDKRRVGAESSETRARIVAATEQVIREEGYAAASSRRVAQVAGLKPSLVHYYFPTTDDMLLAVFKRGSEQSDAMIEQALASDDPIRGLWRFFADTSRTALTMEFMALALHREGIRAEIARHSDAMRERQADLFRRLLGERLAEIGEPEGLSVILAGIGRALVMEAGLGIHAGHAETRAIVEAWLDRLLGPAAQKNESA
- a CDS encoding TauD/TfdA family dioxygenase — protein: MATAISTTDAPLVSEDIKPTIGTRILNTKEELLSGHLGPELRELLEKRGVLVFKEINFTDDEQIAFTKTMGTFAPEMRDGRDEKVHKITLDVKENPQSAEYLKGSLYWHIDGTMNDTPILASLLSCKVTASWGGNTGFCNTYAAYEALSDEEKAEYETMRVIHSVWASLLYYEPEPPLAKLKGFQSIGENELPLVWNHKSGRKSLVLGCTAHRVLNVEAMKSAQVLIGLREWCTRDEFSYSHEWSVGDLVIWDNTGTMHRAEAYDPACNRMMHRTKLEGEEPFE
- a CDS encoding IclR family transcriptional regulator, coding for MPNVSTGDRPSQSPQSVTRVIRILEALCDSPSPLSLADLSRILESPKSSVAALLRGLADAGFVTATDASWRLGPGAYGLGSALAAARRRLQSSDLIREGMARLVERSGETVLFAVADGDGETLTYVDVVESRNSVRFSVSVGDRRPLYCTSGGRVLLAAQPEAAVADYLKRLKPTRLTGQTEIDKKDLAAIVATARDTGFAQTVDQAADGVTGTAAVIRDASDEAIGALIVAAPSGRLEDRLDELAAMVREEAATISRSLGYRIQI
- a CDS encoding aromatic ring-hydroxylating dioxygenase subunit alpha yields the protein MNELSQIAEGAEMLTRPVTVPAEAYISRAYAEAERDRLWRKVWLQAGRIEDIPQTGDYITYDILDDSVIVTRTGPDAIRAYHNVCPHRGRKLIDTPAGARNARGKRMNFVCGFHGWTFDLEGRNTFLEHKDDWQGCLDEHRTSLGTVQVDTWGGWLWINLDPEAGPLSEWLDPAAGLLDPYQLQNMRPRWRKWIVFECNWKVAMEAFSETYHVASTHPEFMEFGQFRGWSRNHGLHTNIGYEAPKNMAEDAGKLRVGTGADPRITTAEMQVFTWENANTNTTRTLVDAAIRLKDELPEGTPAVDVSRHWIQSARAADEARGVVWPTVDPAHTALAGTAWQIFPNFQIGQAVNNMLCYAARPYGADPDKCIFEAAVYELYPDGEAPATEWDYTAPGDWPPVLQQDFANMAAVQQGMKNVGFRGTQPNPYMERSVASLHYNLARYMGSGAPEPLIDQR
- a CDS encoding enoyl-CoA hydratase-related protein → MSDAVLFDARPDGIAIVTINRPDTRNALSREVRQGLFAAWDRFERDPALRVAILTGAGEKAFCAGGDLKEMVDTGMQVPPRDFFPLPGDTIELSKPTIAAVNGVAFAGGWMIAQACDLCVASTDARFAITEVKVGRSSPWAAPLIHMIPQRIMMEIILTGKPITAQRAYEIGLVNRLAEPGDVIAAAIELASEILDGAPLSVQAGRDTVMLATEMGRSAALQAARHASETCYRSGDAQEGPRAFAEKRRPEWKGR
- a CDS encoding acetyl-CoA hydrolase/transferase family protein codes for the protein MIDLAHYVQRGDRIVFGQACGEPTTLVEALIEQGAGIGDLSAFIATSFSGLFTPASADSFALSSMGAIGALRSMSKAGRLGIIPAHVSQIGPMIDAGLIGCDVAMVQVSPADAEGNHSFGLIGDHVQAMVAKARVVIAEVNEQVPFTPGETIHASRITHAVQVSRAPVEVAAAAISETDEGIARHAAAWIGDGSVIQTGVGAVPDAILRLLHDRKDLGVHSGMLGDGLVDLVEAGVVTNARKAIDRGVSINGALIGTSRLYRWADRNPAIRMCNTSYTHDAAVLAQLERLVTINSAIEVDLTGQVNAEQTGAAYLGGTGGQVDFVRAGARSPGGCSIIALAATAKGGTISKIVPALSGPVTTARSDVDVIVTEYGAAELKGQTLAERTRRLIAIAHPDFREELDRAAHDIRQRGF
- a CDS encoding CoA ester lyase; its protein translation is MRSWLFAPGDSEKKMGKAVEGSADVVLIDLEDAVTESEKPKARSMVREFLQSQTSGLERIWVRVNPMDGPHTLADLAAVMPGRPGGIMLPKVYGRPDVERLDHYLSAFEAANDIAVGSTKVIVLVTETAAAMFTTGDYAGAPRVVALTWGAEDLADSIGASNNRNPDGSYGFTYELARSLCLLGAATAGVLPIETIQGDFRDLETLKARAEKVRRDGYRGMLAIHPAQVDVINAAFTPGEDELAEAQEIVDIFAANPGVGAIGYKGGMLDRPYLARAQALLALAGR
- a CDS encoding acyl-CoA dehydrogenase family protein — protein: MDFALTEDQQHIREAVLRHCSQFPDEYWLEHDRSGEPCLDFYKSMADAGWLGVAMPESVGGSGLGITEAAIMMQAVAESGAGMTGASTIHGPVFSLEPIELFGTDEQKARMIPPVLSGEQKMCFAVTEPNAGLDTTKLKTRAEKRDGGYLVNGEKIWITNAHVADKMMLLARTTPIEEVTRKTDGLSLFFTSLDRSKIEHQLIPKMGRHAVGSNMLFINDLFIPEEDRIGAEGQGFRIILKGLNPERILLGAEAIGIGRAAIQRAARYARERIVFDRPIGMNQGIQHPLAKCWAQLEAANLMVMKAATLFDKGEECGVEANAGKYLAAEFAFEACHTAMLTLGGMGYAQEYHVERLLREVLIPRTAPVSPHMILNFLAEKVLELPKSY